A single region of the Salvia miltiorrhiza cultivar Shanhuang (shh) chromosome 8, IMPLAD_Smil_shh, whole genome shotgun sequence genome encodes:
- the LOC131000529 gene encoding uncharacterized protein LOC131000529 produces MEFVRYIYVRYNGVVDGIHYVGGATEVLPLLNETVASLIYSINNVLTMHSLSPNYQLYYLATNRFGRETKCVISDDDDVQGLLETAEYPMVYVEHNNDPVEEAYIPTFDFGQASGYGDDEAQSSQYETSYHARESAPPTQYFSWDGQLLDESAWNLNEMCGRFNQVRTDDDSDEEAVQPEDEAEEPDDDSDEEDEEYDPTNESGTDSAASEDLLDDDLIEFTATERAGWIRQSRTRHGNPTDSTGELSNWIVPLIPVDATTSLVARESELSRVADLGKNSFYNSKEELVLAVGFWNMKQGAEAKVVRSDQGRLYYKCKHSDKCKFDVRASCHGGGMWGVHKFKEHSCEGELGILKRIKAHSNVVAAYVEKRIRDDGEVIKPKSIMSELLREFGVRIKYDVALRARNLSLEKIYGRIDDSFLLLPKYLYALTQANPGTVMDFEVDENNRFKHLFLALAASITPFFFSLRPVIVVDGTHLKGKNNGILFVAVTKDANEQVFPLAFGVGPIENDESWKWFLSNVRQTFGQPDNLLVVSDAHVSIANAVKSELPNATHGLCYYHLQNKIKGYGQAVVELFRQAAYAYTDSEFSRAMSAMAQLKPAAYGKLMRVGPEKWARSQSPVTRYSFLTSNAAEALNARLLWARRLPICSMLEAIRMVLEQWFNDRLASAEESDDLLTPEAKQKISAEISKSRRYTAKRTSERKYRVRAGDRRFMVDLQAKSCECNEFDLDGMPCSHAIAAITEAKEPVEDYVEAYYLRSSLVQTYSGAVNHLPPLEHWEIPFEVASDIVLPNLSRRQAGRPRESRIPSAGERPTQRTTTADASSSLGKRAPKTCGLCGSPGHTRRACKGTGWEQ; encoded by the exons atggaattcgtgagatacatatatgtgagatacaacggagtcGTCGATGGTATACACTATGTTGGCGGGGCTACGGAGGTCCTTCCCCTCTTAAATGAAACAGTTGCGAGCCTGATATACAGCATCAACAATGTGCTGACAATGCATTCGTTGAGCCCGAActatcaattgtattatttggcgaccaatcgatttggaagggagacgaaatgcgtaataagtgacgacgatgatgtgcaaggcttgttggaaactgccgaatatcccatggtgtacgttgagcacaacaacgacccggtcgaagaagcgtacatccctacttttgattttggccaggcttcgggatacggagatgatgaagcacaatctagtcagtatgagacgtcgtatcatgctcgcgagagcgcgcctccaacacagtacttttcatgggatgggcaactgttggacgaatccgcatggaatctgaatgaaatgtgcgggagattcaaccaggtgcggacggatgacgattctgatgaagaagccgtacaacctgaagacgaagccgaagaacctgatgacgattctgatgaagaagacgaagaatacgatccaacgaacgagtcgggcacagattctgccgcctctgaggatttattagacgatgatctgatagagttcacggcgaccgagcgagcaggttggatccgacaaagtagaaCCCGTCACGGAAATCCGACGGACTCGACCGGTGAACTATCTAATTGGATAGTTCcgttgattccagtggacgccacgacttcgctcgttgctcgcgagagtgagctgtccagagttgctgatttggggaagaactctttttacaaCAGTAAAGAAGAATTGGTCCTTGCTGTTGGCTTCTGGAATATGAAGCAAGGGGCTGAGGCAAAAGTTGTACGCTCAGATCAGGGACGCCTCTATTACAAGTGCAAGCACTCTGATAAGTGCAAGTTCGATGTGCGTGCATCTTGTCACGGCGGAGGGATGTGGGGAGTGCATAAGTTTAAAGAGCACTCTTGCGAAGGGGAGTTGGGCATTTTGAAACGAATAAAGGCACATTCGAATGTGGTTGCAGCTTATGTGGAAAAAAGAATACGCGATGACggagaggtcattaagccgaaatctattatgtcggagttgttacgtgaatttggcgtcagaatcaaatatgatgtcgcgctgcgtgcaagaaatctcaGCTTAGAGAAGATATACGGTCGAATTGATGATTCGTTCCTTCTTCTGCCCAAATATTTGTATGCCCTAACTCAAGCGAATCCAGGCACCGTGATGGATTTCGAAGTAGACGAAAACAACCGGTTCAAACATCTGTTTCTTGCTCTTGCGGCTTCCATCACACCTTTCTTCTTTTCGCTTCGGCCAGTGATTGTGGTCgacggcacacacttgaaggggaagaacaatggcattttgttcgtcgccgtgacaaaagacgcaaacgagcaagtttttccgttggcatttggtgtcgggccgatcgagaatgatgagtcatGGAAGTGGTTCCTCTCAAATGTGAGACAAACTTTTGGTCAGCCCGACAACTTACTAGTTGTCTctgatgcgcatgtctccattgctaatgctgtgaagagcgagttaccaaatgctactcacggtCTTTGCTACTACCACTTGCAGAACAAAATTAAGGGCTACGGGCAAGCTGTTGTTGAGCTTTTCCGCCAGGCTGCATACGCCTACACGGACTCAGAATTTTCACGTGCAATGTCGGCTATGGCTCAATTGAAGCCGGCGGCGTACGGGAAGTTGATGCGCGTAGGCCCTgagaagtgggcacgatcacaaAGTCCGGTGACCCGTTATAGTTTTCTTACATCTAATGCTGCCGAGGCTTTGAATGCCCGTTTGTTGTGGGCCAGACGCCTTCCTATATGCTCCATGCTGGAGGCAATCAGGATGGTTCTGGAGCAGTGGTTCAATGACAGACTTGCGTCTGCGGAAGAGAGCGATGACCTTCTTACTCCAGAGGCAAAACAGAAGATAAGTGCGGAGATCTCAAAGAGTCGTCGCTACACTGCGAAGAGGACCTCCGAGAGAAAATACAGGGTTCGTGCTGGTGATCGTCGCTTCATGGTTGACCTTCAAGCGAAGAGCTGTGAATGCAATGAATTCGACCTGGACGGCATgccgtgttctcatgcgatcgcagccattac TGAGGCGAAAGAGCCAGTGGAAGATTACGTGGAAGCTTACTACTTGCGGAGTTCACTGGTTCAAACATACTCCGGAGCAGTAAATCACTTGCCTCCCTTAGAGCACTGGGAAATTCCGTTTGAAGTTGCATCTGATATTGTTTTGCCAAACCTTTCTCGGCGACAAGCTGGTcgaccaagagaatctagaattcCTTCAGCTGGTGAGAGGCCGACTCAAAGGACCACAACAGCGGATGCATCAAGTAGTCTGGGAAAACGAGCACCCAAAACCTGTGGTCTATGTGGCTCGCCTGGCCACACACGTAGAGCATGCAAGGGTACGGGCTGGGAGCAGTAG